A window from Musa acuminata AAA Group cultivar baxijiao chromosome BXJ3-10, Cavendish_Baxijiao_AAA, whole genome shotgun sequence encodes these proteins:
- the LOC104001003 gene encoding reticulon-like protein B2, which translates to MSEVDGSERINEKIHEYRGSSSDSDDEKPLFHNSRKKWLFGRKESVHALLGGGKSADIILWRNMQLSGSIFAGVTVIWLLFVWMGYHLLTFICHFLILLLAISFLWINGASFVNRSPPKFPEVFLPEDLFLSIAQSVRYEINEALATFYYVACGKDLKKFLMVIAGLWVLSVIGSLFSFLTLIYISFLVLYLAPVLYEKYEDRVDIVVEKAIEAINKQYQVLDAKYLQKIPHRTFSNKKQH; encoded by the exons ATGTCGGAAGTTGATGGCTCAGAGAGGATCAACGAGAAGATCCACGAATATCGAGGGTCGTCTTCGGATTCTGATGATGAGAAGCCCTTGTTTCATAATTCAAGAAAGAAATGGTTGTTTGGAAGGAAGGAATCGGTACATGCCCTACTCGGTGGAGGAAAAT CTGCTGATATCATACTGTGGAGAAATATGCAACTATCAGGAAGCATATTTGCTGGAGTTACTGTTATCTGGCTTCTCTTTGTCTGGATGGGCTATCACTTGCTCACATTTATTTGCCACTTTCTTATACTTTTGCTGGCAATATCTTTTCTCTGGATCAACGGAGCATCATTTGTCAACAG GTCTCCACCAAAATTTCCTGAAGTCTTCCTTCCTGAGGACCTATTTCTGAGTATCGCCCAATCTGTAAGATATGAAATTAATGAGGCTTTGGCAACTTTCTACTATGTTGCTTGTGGAAAGGATTTGAAGAAGTTTTTGATG GTAATTGCAGGCTTGTGGGTTCTTTCTGTAATTGGTAGCTTGTTCAGTTTCTTGACACTCATCTACATTA GTTTTTTGGTTCTGTATCTTGCACCAGTACTCTACGAGAAATATGAGGATCGTGTTGATATTGTTGTTGAGAAGGCAATCGAAGCAATCAATAAGCAGTATCAAGTGCTTGATGCAAAGTATCTTCAGAAAATTCCACATCGTACCTTTTCTAATAAAAAGCAGCACTGA
- the LOC104000972 gene encoding uncharacterized protein LOC104000972 isoform X2 — translation MLTDANTTSLDTLDEAKRRRLCTDWNSMITGIGQVFSSPKAFRDALHKYAIANSFMYRFIKNDRSRVTAECTIEGCPWRIHASRSSAKQEFMIKKINDTHTCGKELSKESRRLASQRWVASIIKDKLRETPNYKPMDIANDLQREYGLSLNYSQAWRGKFIAKKELHNSHEEACNQLPWFCERIIETNPGSVATLQTSDDSRFRFFVAFHASLYGFEHGCRPLLFLDDLSLKANKQWKFVVATAVDGENDIYPVAFSVVDSETRENWHWFLVQLKSAFTLSRVITFVSSCQYGLEEELSKVFEDSFHCYSEQCLIENFMTEMENTWTQEVKDKMVDHLRRAIYACKVDEFNESIENIRIQSKELAEWVLAMKPESWSDAFIKGSRHGHYSSGATEKFNSWVSTRYEPSVLQIIDILRCKLMELMFSRRESSNTWTEALVPSANQKVQEEMIKARSLGVICSAGSVFEVSDESTKIVNTETRECTCRRWQVTGLPCVHALAVLEQTNQCIYDYCSKYFSTGCYRLAYSLSINPIPDVGRPVCTNLFHAASTWPPRTRRLAGRPKEKPVEPRIVIKRAVHCSKCQGLGHNKQTCKAQI, via the coding sequence ATGTTGACTGATGCTAACACCACCTCACTAGATACTCTTGATGAAGCTAAACGGCGAAGATTATGTACCGATTGGAATAGTATGATCACTGGCATAGGTCAGGTATTCTCTAGTCCAAAGGCCTTCCGTGATGCATTGCACAAGTACGCCATTGCAAATAGTTTCATGTATAGATTTATTAAGAATGACAGATCTCGGGTAACTGCTGAATGTACTATTGAGGGTTGTCCATGGAGAATACATGCATCTAGGTCATCTGCCAAACAAGAATTtatgattaagaaaataaatGATACTCATACATGTGGAAAGGAACTTAGTAAGGAAAGTCGTCGGCTTGCATCACAAAGATGGGTTGCTAGTATTATAAAGGACAAGTTGCGAGAGACACCAAATTATAAGCCAATGGATATTGCAAATGATCTTCAACGAGAATATGGACTCAGCTTAAACTACTCACAAGCATGGCGTGGCAAATTTATTGCCAAGAAAGAGCTCCACAACTCACATGAAGAGGCTTGCAATCAACTGCCCTGGTTCTGTGAGAGGATAATAGAGACAAATCCAGGTAGTGTTGCAACATTACAGACATCAGATGATTCAAGATTTCGTTTCTTTGTTGCCTTTCATGCCTCACTTTATGGTTTCGAGCATGGTTGCCGCCCTCTCCTTTTTCTTGATGACTTATCTCTGAAAGCAAATAAGCAGTGGAAGTTTGTAGTCGCAACTGCAGTTGATGGAGAGAATGATATCTATCCGGTTGCTTTCTCTGTTGTAGATTCTGAGACAAGGGAGAATTGGCATTGGTTTTTGGTACAGCTTAAGTCTGCTTTTACTCTGTCTCGTGTCATCACTTTTGTGTCAAGCTGTCAATATGGCTTGGAGGAGGAATTGTCCAAGGTGTTTGAGGACAGTTTTCATTGCTACAGCGAACAGTGCCTCATAGAAAATTTTATGACAGAGATGGAGAACACCTGGACACAGGAAGTGAAGGATAAAATGGTCGATCATCTTAGAAGAGCCATATATGCTTGTAAAGTTGATGAGTTCAATGAATCCATTGAAAACATCAGGATTCAGTCAAAAGAACTTGCTGAATGGGTTTTGGCCATGAAACCAGAATCCTGGTCTGATGCCTTCATCAAGGGTTCGAGACACGGTCATTACTCATCTGGTGCTACAGAGAAATTCAACAGCTGGGTATCGACGAGATATGAACCATCAGTACTGCAGATAATTGACATCCTGAGGTGCAAGCTGATGGAGTTGATGTTTAGCCGCCGTGAGTCTTCAAACACTTGGACTGAGGCACTTGTACCCTCCGCAAATCAGAAGGTACAGGAAGAGATGATCAAAGCACGCTCTCTTGGTGTGATTTGTTCAGCTGGCAGTGTGTTTGAGGTGAGCGATGAGTCGACCAAAATCGTCAACACCGAAACTAGGGAATGCACATGCAGACGGTGGCAGGTGACTGGCCTACCTTGTGTGCACGCTCTTGCTGTACTGGAACAAACCAATCAATGCATATATGATTATTGTTCCAAGTACTTCTCGACGGGGTGCTACCGTCTAGCTTATTCATTGTCCATCAATCCCATACCTGATGTTGGTCGGCCGGTCTGCACCAACCTCTTCCATGCTGCAAGTACATGGCCTCCTCGTACCCGCCGGCTGGCCGGCCGGCCAAAGGAAAAGCCTGTAGAACCTAGGATTGTGATAAAAAGAGCAGTTCACTGCAGCAAGTGCCAAGGGCTAGGGCATAATAAGCAGACCTGCAAAGCACAGATTTAG
- the LOC104000972 gene encoding uncharacterized protein LOC104000972 isoform X1 produces the protein MGRGKILAICQSGGGFVTNNDGTLSYSGGEAHAIDVDSEMSLYDLKSEISSMFNINAELFSIKYFLPRNKQTLITISNDKDLRRMVNFNANSDTTDIYILKKAENRIIRSVVADSGMLTDANTTSLDTLDEAKRRRLCTDWNSMITGIGQVFSSPKAFRDALHKYAIANSFMYRFIKNDRSRVTAECTIEGCPWRIHASRSSAKQEFMIKKINDTHTCGKELSKESRRLASQRWVASIIKDKLRETPNYKPMDIANDLQREYGLSLNYSQAWRGKFIAKKELHNSHEEACNQLPWFCERIIETNPGSVATLQTSDDSRFRFFVAFHASLYGFEHGCRPLLFLDDLSLKANKQWKFVVATAVDGENDIYPVAFSVVDSETRENWHWFLVQLKSAFTLSRVITFVSSCQYGLEEELSKVFEDSFHCYSEQCLIENFMTEMENTWTQEVKDKMVDHLRRAIYACKVDEFNESIENIRIQSKELAEWVLAMKPESWSDAFIKGSRHGHYSSGATEKFNSWVSTRYEPSVLQIIDILRCKLMELMFSRRESSNTWTEALVPSANQKVQEEMIKARSLGVICSAGSVFEVSDESTKIVNTETRECTCRRWQVTGLPCVHALAVLEQTNQCIYDYCSKYFSTGCYRLAYSLSINPIPDVGRPVCTNLFHAASTWPPRTRRLAGRPKEKPVEPRIVIKRAVHCSKCQGLGHNKQTCKAQI, from the exons ATGGGAAGAGGGAAAATTCTAGCTATTTGCCAATCTGGTGGAGGATTTGTTACAAATAATGATGGAACCCTGTCTTATTCGGGTGGTGAAGCACATGCAATTGATGTTGACAGTGAAATGTCACTCTATGATTTAAAGTCAGAGATATCTTCTATGTTTAACATCAATGCTGAACTATTTTCAATTAAGTACTTCCTTCCAAGAAACAAACAGACTCTCATCACAATATCTAACGACAAAGACCTGCGGCGCATGGTTAATTTTAATGCAAATTCAGATACAACTGACATATATATCCTGAAGAAAGCTGAAAACAG GATAATTAGGAGCGTTGTGGCTGACTCAGGTATGTTGACTGATGCTAACACCACCTCACTAGATACTCTTGATGAAGCTAAACGGCGAAGATTATGTACCGATTGGAATAGTATGATCACTGGCATAGGTCAGGTATTCTCTAGTCCAAAGGCCTTCCGTGATGCATTGCACAAGTACGCCATTGCAAATAGTTTCATGTATAGATTTATTAAGAATGACAGATCTCGGGTAACTGCTGAATGTACTATTGAGGGTTGTCCATGGAGAATACATGCATCTAGGTCATCTGCCAAACAAGAATTtatgattaagaaaataaatGATACTCATACATGTGGAAAGGAACTTAGTAAGGAAAGTCGTCGGCTTGCATCACAAAGATGGGTTGCTAGTATTATAAAGGACAAGTTGCGAGAGACACCAAATTATAAGCCAATGGATATTGCAAATGATCTTCAACGAGAATATGGACTCAGCTTAAACTACTCACAAGCATGGCGTGGCAAATTTATTGCCAAGAAAGAGCTCCACAACTCACATGAAGAGGCTTGCAATCAACTGCCCTGGTTCTGTGAGAGGATAATAGAGACAAATCCAGGTAGTGTTGCAACATTACAGACATCAGATGATTCAAGATTTCGTTTCTTTGTTGCCTTTCATGCCTCACTTTATGGTTTCGAGCATGGTTGCCGCCCTCTCCTTTTTCTTGATGACTTATCTCTGAAAGCAAATAAGCAGTGGAAGTTTGTAGTCGCAACTGCAGTTGATGGAGAGAATGATATCTATCCGGTTGCTTTCTCTGTTGTAGATTCTGAGACAAGGGAGAATTGGCATTGGTTTTTGGTACAGCTTAAGTCTGCTTTTACTCTGTCTCGTGTCATCACTTTTGTGTCAAGCTGTCAATATGGCTTGGAGGAGGAATTGTCCAAGGTGTTTGAGGACAGTTTTCATTGCTACAGCGAACAGTGCCTCATAGAAAATTTTATGACAGAGATGGAGAACACCTGGACACAGGAAGTGAAGGATAAAATGGTCGATCATCTTAGAAGAGCCATATATGCTTGTAAAGTTGATGAGTTCAATGAATCCATTGAAAACATCAGGATTCAGTCAAAAGAACTTGCTGAATGGGTTTTGGCCATGAAACCAGAATCCTGGTCTGATGCCTTCATCAAGGGTTCGAGACACGGTCATTACTCATCTGGTGCTACAGAGAAATTCAACAGCTGGGTATCGACGAGATATGAACCATCAGTACTGCAGATAATTGACATCCTGAGGTGCAAGCTGATGGAGTTGATGTTTAGCCGCCGTGAGTCTTCAAACACTTGGACTGAGGCACTTGTACCCTCCGCAAATCAGAAGGTACAGGAAGAGATGATCAAAGCACGCTCTCTTGGTGTGATTTGTTCAGCTGGCAGTGTGTTTGAGGTGAGCGATGAGTCGACCAAAATCGTCAACACCGAAACTAGGGAATGCACATGCAGACGGTGGCAGGTGACTGGCCTACCTTGTGTGCACGCTCTTGCTGTACTGGAACAAACCAATCAATGCATATATGATTATTGTTCCAAGTACTTCTCGACGGGGTGCTACCGTCTAGCTTATTCATTGTCCATCAATCCCATACCTGATGTTGGTCGGCCGGTCTGCACCAACCTCTTCCATGCTGCAAGTACATGGCCTCCTCGTACCCGCCGGCTGGCCGGCCGGCCAAAGGAAAAGCCTGTAGAACCTAGGATTGTGATAAAAAGAGCAGTTCACTGCAGCAAGTGCCAAGGGCTAGGGCATAATAAGCAGACCTGCAAAGCACAGATTTAG
- the LOC104000511 gene encoding uncharacterized protein LOC104000511 yields GSSMQRYFGYLQFRSHQKEVIEKILDGKDCLVVMATGSGKSLCYQIPPLVTRKTAVVISPLLSLMQDQVMSLKQRGIKAEYLGSTQTDKTVHSHAESGTYDVLFMTPEKACSLTSRFWANLLNMGVCLLAVDEAHCISEWGHDFRKEYKQLNMLRGVLSGVPFVALTATATEKVRNDIICSLNMNETFIAVGSFDRQNLFYGVKSFNRSLSFVDELVQEVSKYINSAGSTIIYCTTVKDTEQIYESLQNAGIKAGIYHGQMGSSDREKTHRSFIKDELQILVATIAFGMGIDKPNVRCIIHYGCPKSLESYYQESGRCGRDGLPSVCWLYYSRSDFTKADFYCAEAHSESQRKAIMESLRAAEKYCFLATCRRKFLLQYFGETNNDDCGNCDNCTHARRQRDLSRECFLLLSCIRSCGGRWGINMPIDILRGSRSKKIVGNNFDTLPLHGLGKDYSSTWWKALAAQLIANGYLKENLVDVYRTVSISPLGLQFLSSASTFHHRPLVLALTSEMADEEEHGSQKNKLGDLQNPAVLACEGLSEAESKLFFMLLDIRLDLANRYGTAPYAVCGDETIKRLAKMRPCNRARLANIDGINQHFVTRYGDEFLTSISKFSQELNLQTDYEGTAQTATIRKVGANIEKRATPAKLEAWRLWQHDGLSFQKIAEIPRNSGPIKEQTVISYVLDAAREGCELNWSRFCKETGLTLEIVSQIHCAITSIGSRCKLKPIKEELPESVSYDNIKTCLTMDELGLSAEEIIGCNSVYEAPNKIMESPLHCPLKNVIRNRAASSTIASESAPTSPYHCETHLKQSRSDDALDLESSARKLPKICENTQHCTGDLVATENAVLEWVRDHDGVSLLDIVEHFKGSKEESVLDLLNHLEGEFVIFKRNDLYKVM; encoded by the exons GGTTCTTCAATGCAGAGATACTTTGGGTATCTCCAGTTTCGGTCCCACCAGAAGGAGGTCATCGAGAAAATTTTAGATGGAAAAGATTGCTTGGTGGTCATGGCGACTGGAAGTGGGAAATCTTTGTG TTATCAGATTCCTCCGCTGGTCACAAGGAAGACTGCCGTTGTTATAAGCCCTCTTTTATCCTTGATGCAAGACCAG GTTATGAGTCTAAAACAGCGGGGTATCAAGGCTGAATATCTTGGAAGTACTCAAACAGACAAAACTGTTCACTCTCATGCTGAAAGTGGTACCTATGATGTTTTGTTCATGACTCCAGAAAAAGCATGTTCACTTACTTCAAG ATTCTGGGCTAACTTGCTGAATATGGGTGTTTGTTTGTTGGCCGTCGATGAGGCACATTGCATATCAGAGTGGGGTCATGATTTCAG GAAGGAGTACAAGCAGTTGAATATGTTACGAGGCGTTCTATCTGGTGTTCCTTTTGTTGCTTTAACTGCCACAGCTACTGAGAA GGTTCGCAATGACATAATCTGCTCCTTGAACATGAATGAGACATTCATTGCTGTTGGATCATTTGATCGGCAAAACCTATTTTATGGTGTTAAATCCTTCAATCGGTCTCTGTCCTTTGTGGATGAGCTTGTACAAGAAGTCTCAAAATACATCAATAGTGCTGGCTCAACGATCATATATTGTACAACTGTTAAAGATACTGAACAG ATCTATGAATCACTACAGAATGCTGGAATAAAGGCTGGTATTTATCATGGCCAAATGGGCAGTAGTGACCGGGAGAAGACACATAG ATCTTTCATTAAAGATGAGCTTCAAATACTGGTTGCTACTATTGCTTTTGGCATGGGTATTGACAAACCAAATGTAAGGTGCATAATACATTATGGCTGCCCTAAGAGTCTGGAATCATACTATCAAGAAAGTGGGAGGTGTGGCAGAGATGGGTTGCCCTCAGTATGCTGGTTATACTATTCAAGAAGTGATTTCACAAAAGCTGATTTCTATTGTGCTGAAGCACATTCT GAAAGCCAAAGAAAGGCAATTATGGAGTCCTTAAGGGCAGCAGAAAAGTATTGCTTTCTGGCTACTTGCCGCAGGAAGTTTTTGTTGCAGTACTTTGGTGAAACAAATAATGATGACTGTG GAAACTGTGATAACTGCACCCATGCTAGAAGGCAAAGAGACCTGTCAAGAGAATGCTTCTTGTTGCTATCTTGCATAAGATCTTGTGGCGGTCGATGGGGCATTAATATGCCTATTGACATTCTTCGTGGATCTCGG TCAAAGAAGATTGTTGGTAACAATTTTGACACTCTTCCGCTGCATGGGCTTGGGAAAGATTATTCCTCAACTTGGTGGAAGGCTCTTGCTGCTCAACTTATAGCTAATG GTTATCTGAAGGAGAATCTTGTTGATGTCTACAGAACTGTAAG CATTAGCCCTCTGGGTTTGCAGTTTCTCTCATCTGCAAGTACATTTCATCATAGACCACTAGTTTTAGCATTAACAAGTGAGATGGCTGATGAGGAAGAGCATGGAAGTCAGAAGAATAAATTGGGAGATCTTCAAAATCCAGCTGTTCTAGCATGTGAAGGGCTCTCTGAG GCTGAGTCAAAACTGTTCTTTATGCTTTTGGATATCAGATTGGATCTTGCAAACCGTTATGGAACTGCTCC ATATGCCGTATGCGGTGACGAAACAATCAAAAGGTTGGCAAAAATGAGGCCATGTAACAGAGCAAGGTTGGCAAATATTGATGGTATAAACCAG CATTTTGTAACCAGGTATGGTGATGAATTTCTTACTAGCATCAGTAAATTTTCACAAGAACTGAACCTCCAAACAGATTATGAGGGAACTGCTCAAACTGCTACAATTAGAAAAGTAGGTGCAAACATAGAGAAAAGGGCAACTCCGGCCAAATTGGAAGCATGGAGATTGTGGCAGCATGATGGGCTTTCATTTCAGAAAATTGCT GAAATACCTCGAAACTCAGGTCCCATCAAAGAGCAGACAGTCATTTCGTATGTCCTCGATGCAGCAAGGGAGGGCTGTGAGCTTAATTGGTCTAGGTTTTGCAAGGAAACAGGACTAACTCTTGAGATTGTCTCACAAATTCATTGTGCCATCACAAGCATTGGATCAAGATGTAAATTAAAGCCAATCAAGGAGGAATTACCTGAAAGT GTGAGTTACGACAACATCAAGACCTGCCTGACAATGGACGAACTTGGTTTGTCAGCAGAAGAAATTATAGGTTGCAACTCCGTGTATGAAGCTCCCAACAAGATAATGGAATCGCCATTGCACTGCCCTCTTAAAAATGTCATTAGAAATAGAGCAGCCTCTAGTACTATTGCATCAGAGTCCGCTCCAACTTCTCCGTATCATTGTGAAACTCATTTGAAGCAGTCAAGGAGTGATGATGCCCTCGACCTAGAATCTTCTGCAAGAAAGTTGCCGAAAATTTGTGAGAACACACAGCATTGTACTGGTGATTTGGTGGCTACAGAGAATGCTGTCCTAGAGTGGGTCAGGGACCATGACGGG GTTTCTCTACTGGATATTGTAGAACACTTCAAAGGATCGAAGGAGGAATCTGTGCTTGACCTATTGAACCACCTCGAAGGCGAATTTGTAATATTCAAGAGAAATGATTTGTACAAAGTTATgtga